One Setaria italica strain Yugu1 chromosome I, Setaria_italica_v2.0, whole genome shotgun sequence DNA window includes the following coding sequences:
- the LOC101754236 gene encoding pectinesterase inhibitor 8, with protein sequence MKPTTPTARLLAAGALAAAAVALGCLAAGAGATVVTTCRAAADSDARVDYGFCVAELGNHRESPDADTWGLAKVAALTGVNNADDAVYDAKALLAKPGAAAGGPARAALEQCAKLYDSMGFAFAEAEDEINNRHYAAGKGKAAEAASLAHQCDDALAKAGAVPSPMAQHSSYSVKIATVCTAITNLIK encoded by the coding sequence atgaagccGACGACGCCGACCGCTCGCCTCCTCGCCGCTggcgcgctggccgccgcggcggtcgcgctcggctgcctcgccgccggcgccggcgcgacggTGGTGACGACGTGCAGGGCGGCGGCAGACAGCGACGCGCGCGTGGACTACGGCTTCTGCGTGGCGGAGCTGGGCAACCACCGCGAGAGCCCCGACGCCGACACCTGGGGCCTCGCCAAGGTGGCGGCGCTGACGGGCGTCAACAACGCCGACGACGCCGTCTACGACGCCAAGGCACTGCTCGCCaagcccggcgccgccgccggcggtccggcgcgcgccgcgctgGAGCAGTGCGCGAAGCTGTACGACTCCATGGGGTTCGCGTTCGCCGAGGCGGAGGACGAGATCAACAACCGCCACTACGCCGCCGGGAAGGggaaggcggcggaggcggcgtcccTCGCGCACCAGTGCGACGACGCCCTCGCCAAGGCCGGCGCCGTCCCCTCGCCGATGGCGCAGCACAGCTCCTACTCTGTGAAGATCGCCACCGTCTGCACGGCCATCACCAACCTCATCAAGTGA
- the LOC101754630 gene encoding pectinesterase inhibitor 8, with amino-acid sequence MMNPSKSLLLAAVALAATLLAADATVETTCRAAAGVDARVDYGFCVSELSRHRDSPGADAWGLAKVAANLGVNNAGGAVRDAEALLAGPPGKGAGDDAKRRAALGQCRRLYFDMELAFAGAYDDINARDYAAGKEMAAAAAALARRCDDVFAEAGIPSSPLARRGEYAGQIGVVCTAITDLIK; translated from the coding sequence ATGATGAATCCATCGAAGAGCCTCCTCCTCGCGGCGGTGGCACTCGCCGccacgctcctcgccgccgacgcgaCAGTGGAAACGACGtgcagggcggcggccggcgtcgaCGCGCGCGTCGACTACGGCTTCTGCGTGTCGGAGCTGAGCAGGCACCGCGACAGCCCCGGCGCGGACGCCTGGGGCCTGGCGAAGGTGGCGGCGAACCTCGGCGTCAACAACGCCGGCGGCGCGGTCCGCGACGCGGAGGCCCTGCTGGCGGGCCCGCCGGGCAAGGGCGCGGGCGACGACGCGAAGAGGAGGGCGGCGCTGGGGCAGTGCCGCAGGCTCTACTTCGACATGGAGCTCGCGTTCGCCGGGGCGTACGACGACATCAACGCGCGGGACTACGCGGCGGGGAAGGagatggcagcggcggccgccgcgctggcGCGCCGGTGCGACGACGTCTTCGCGGAGGCCGGGATCCCGTCGTCGCCGctcgcgcggcgcggcgagTACGCCGGCCAGATCGGTGTCGTGTGCACGGCCATCACCGACCTCATCAAGTGA
- the LOC101753842 gene encoding pectinesterase inhibitor 8, translating to MMPSTARVLSAAVTALVAALALGVPGASATPETTCAAAAARDRRVDYGFCVSRLSHHHDSPDADTWGLAKVAADVGVATAGDAVYDIKALLAKQGAGDAGKARAALEQCRGLYDAAELAFAEAYDGINRRDYAAGKEHAAEAASLARRCGGAFARAGVPPPPQVARWGDESAKIAVVCTAITDLIK from the coding sequence ATGATGCCTTCGACGGCCCGcgttctgtccgccgccgtgaCGGCCCTCGTCGCGGCGCTCGCGCTGGGCGTCCCCGGCGCCAGCGCCACCCCGGAGACgacgtgcgcggcggcggcggcccgagACCGGCGCGTGGACTACGGCTTCTGCGTGTCGCGGCTGAGCCACCACCACGACAGCCCCGACGCGGACACCTGGGGCCTGGCGAAGGTGGCCGCCGACGTGGGCGTCGCCACGGCCGGGGACGCCGTCTACGACATCAAGGCTCTGCTCGCCAAGcagggcgccggcgacgccggcaAGGCGCGGGCGGCGCTGGAGCAGTGCCGGGGCCTTTACGACGCGGCGGAGCTCGCGTTCGCGGAGGCCTACGACGGCATCAACCGGCGCGACTACGCGGCCGGGAAGGAGCAcgccgcggaggcggcgtcCCTGGCGCGCCGGTGCGGCGGAGCCTTCGCGCGGGCCggcgtcccgccgccgccgcaggtcgcGCGGTGGGGCGACGAGTCCGCCAAGATCGCGGTCGTCTGCACGGCCATCACCGACCTCATCAAGTGA